The following proteins are encoded in a genomic region of Eulemur rufifrons isolate Redbay chromosome 18, OSU_ERuf_1, whole genome shotgun sequence:
- the DCTD gene encoding deoxycytidylate deaminase — MSEASCKKRDDYLEWPEYFMAVAFLSAQRSKDPNSQVGACIVNAENKIVGIGYNGMPNGCSDDLLPWRRTAESKLDTKYPYVCHAELNAIMNKNSADVKGCSMYVALFPCNECAKLIIQAGIKEVIFMSDKYHDSDETKAARLLFNMAGVTFRKFTPKCSKIVIDFDSINSRASQKLQ, encoded by the exons ATGAGTGAAGCTTCCTGCAAAAAACGGGATGACTATTTGGAGTGGCCTGAGTATTTTATGGCAGTGGCCTTCTTATCAGCACAGAGAAGCAAAGATCCAAATTCCCAG GTCGGAGCCTGCATCGTGAATGCAGAAAACAAGATTGTCGGGATCGGGTACAATGGAATGCCAAATGGCTGCAGCGATGACCTGTTGCCGTGGAGGAGGACAGCGGAGAGTAAGCTGGATACCAAATACCCGTACG TGTGCCACGCCGAGCTGAATGCCATCATGAACAAAAATTCGGCCGACGTGAAAGGCTGTAGTATGTATGTCGCCTTGTTCCCGTGTAATGAGTGTGCTAAGCTCATCATCCAGGCAG GTATTAAAGAAGTTATTTTCATGTCGGATAAATACCATGATAGTGATGAGACAAAAGCGGCGAGGCTGCTGTTTAATATGGCTGGGGTGACGTTCAG gaAGTTCACACCGAAGTGCAGCAAGATTGTCATTGACTTTGATTCAATTAACAGCAGAGCAAGTCAGAAGCTTCAGTGA